Proteins found in one Kwoniella bestiolae CBS 10118 chromosome 1, complete sequence genomic segment:
- a CDS encoding phospholipase B: MVTPALIALLAVPSILASPHPAPYSPSQELALRALSDKSYAPYKVDCPTGWTWIRNATEGLASGERDFIANRQKVTGPAINTMASSHGIANPPRTPTIGVALAGGGYRAMLTGLGGIMGMMNESSEGAASGLGGWLDGVTYWAGLSGGSWATGSFMSNGGELPINLLNNLWNLDSNLVFPSDDKLSFYTTLVSETNAKSDAGFPTQLTDLWGLAIGSHVLPSQYQLTNSPNLTFSSLPSVVQKLGNGSLPMPIIIAAEREQGELVIAENATVWEFTPFEFGSWAFGSEVKSIGAFTNLEYLGSELNNGQTNGTCWKGFDQLSFVMGTSATLFNSALLQINNSDSGLVTDLIQGFLENLGEDQQDIARIPNSFANYNPGENPISSFEYITLVDAGETNQNIPIEPLLIPFREVDAIIAFDSSYDSPYVWPNGTALRTTFERAKVLAENTGTQIRMPEVPSENGFINGGYNTRPTFFGCNDTTTPLIVYVPSYPWSAAANTSTYQLEYSDEQAREVLYNGLRSLTLNGTVETWPRCLACALTDRSFEYTSSNRTAECQSCFDTWCWAGDDNTTQPNTYEPQIASVPPWLTARGLSSGKADAKGVENTQSTSSASMRVVRGAGGWMASLGVGMGVGLAMLS; the protein is encoded by the exons ATGGTCACCCCAGCTCTAATCGCTCTGCTCGCCGTCCCCTCGATCCTCGCCTCTCCCCATCCTGCCCCATACTCTCCATCTCAAGAACTAGCTCTAAGGGCACTATCAGATAAATCGTATGCACCGTACAAAGTGGATTGTCCAACGGGATGGACATGGATAAGGAACGCTACG GAAGGATTGGCATCGGGAGAAAGAGATTTCATAGCGAATCGACAGAAGGTCACAGGTCCAGCTATAAATACCATGGCGTCTTCTCATGGGATTGCCAACCCTCCTAGAACACCTACGATCGGTGTAGCCTTGGCTGGTGGTGGATACAGGGCGATGTT GACCGGTCTGGGCGGAATtatgggaatgatgaacgAGTCGTCCGAAGGTGCTGCAAGTGGGTTAGGAGGCTGGTTGGACGGTGTAACGTACTGGGCTGGATTGAGTGGTGGTAGTTGGGCGACTGGGAGTTTCATGTCGAACGGTGGTGAATTACCTATCAACTTGTTAAACAAT TTGTGGAACCTCGACTCCAATCTAGTCTTCCCATCCGACGACAAACTATCCTTCTACACAACCCTCGTATCAGAGACCAACGCCAAATCCGACGCAGGCTTCCCCACCCAGCTCACCGATCTATGGGGTCTCGCAATTGGTTCACACGTCTTACCCTCCCAATACCAATtaaccaactcacccaacctCACTTTCTCGTCTCTCCCTTCGGTAGTACAGAAATTGGGTAATGGGAGCTTGCCAATGCCAATCATCATAGCAGCGGAGAGGGAACAAGGTGAACTGGTGATTGCTGAGAATGCGACTGTATGGGAATTTACCCCGTTCGAATTTGGTTCGTGGGCTTTTGGAAGTGAAGTCAAGTCTATTGGAGCGTTCACAAATCTGGAGTATCTGGGGAGTGAACTGAACAATGGGCAAACCAATGGGACTTGTTGGAAGGGATTTGATCAGTTGTC CTTCGTAATGGGTACTTCGGCTACTTTGTTCAACAGTGCTTTACTGCAAATTAATAATTCAGATTCCGGTCTGGTCACCGACCTCATTCAAGGGTTCTTGGAGAATCTGGGAGAAGATCAGCAGGACATAGCGAGGATACCCAATTCATTTGCCAACTACAACCCTGGCGAGAACCCA ATCTCATCATTCGAATACATAACCCTAGTAGACGCAGGCGAGACCAACCAGAACATCCCTATCgaacccctcctcatccccttccgAGAGGTCGACGCAATCATAGCTTTCGACTCGTCCTATGATTCTCCCTACGTCTGGCCGAACGGTACCGCTCTCAGAACGACTTTCGAAAGGGCTAAAGTACTAGCTGAAAATACCGGTACCCAGATTAGGATGCCCGAGGTACCCTCTGAAAATGGGTTTATCAATGGTGGGTATAATACTCGACCGACGTTTTTCGGATGTAATGATACGACTACGCCTTTGATTGTTTATGTGCCGAGTTATCCTTGGAGTGCGGCTGCGAATACTTCCACT TACCAACTCGAATACTCTGACGAGCAAGCCAGAGAAGTACTATACAACGGCCTTCGATCACTCACACTGAACGGTACAGTCGAAACGTGGCCTAGGTGTCTGGCATGTGCCCTTACAGATAGGTCCTTCGAATATACCTCGTCAAATAGGACAGCAGAATGTCAGAGCTGTTTCGACACGTGGTGTTGGGCAGGAGACGATAATACCACGCAACCCAACACATATGAACCTCAGATTGCCAGTGTGCCGCCTTGGCTTACTGCGAGGGGTTTGAGTAGTGGAAAGGCAGATGCGAAGGGGGTGGAGAATACACAGAGTACTAGTAGTGCGAGTATGAGGGTGGTTAGAGGTGCTGGTGGGTGGATGGCGAGTCTGGGtgtggggatgggagtggggTTGGCGATGTTGTCatga